The DNA segment TCAATTTGGAAGGCTCTAGTAATGCGAAACTTCACTCCACTCGTTATACTACATGCTTTTCTAATACAGAAGCGGATTATGGTCCTATGCCGTAAGATGAATTCCTTTTCCCACAATCTCACGTGCAATGAAACTGCTCGAATCGCTCAGGAGGGTATTGAACTCGCTTTCTCGATAGATATGCAATTCGAAGGTTAACCCAAGTTTGAGCTCCTGGACTCGTTTCATGACATCAACCTGCGTCGATTCCGTTTCATCACACAGAACTACACAAAGATCAACGTCACTATGGTGCATATACTCATCAGAAACATAAGATCCAAACAGCCAGATGTCTTCTACGCCATCTAGATCTCTGAGATGGCCAGCCGCTTGTTTGGTCTTGCTCATCACTTCATCCTTAGGTTTTGGCCAGAACACTTTCACAGAATCTGATGATTTCTCGCGCAGCTTTTGTTGCCTCCTGTGCTTCTTTCTTGTCAAAGGCCTCTCGTGGTGTACCGGCTGGCAGGCCGTTTGGATATCTTGCAGGTATGTAGAGACGGTCCAATTCACGTGCATATGATAGGATTTGATCGCTCGGATTAATCTCCCCAGGTAGCTTATCCAACAACTGAGCAATTGAATGACCCCAAGCCTCTGCTCCCAACGACCGAAAAATCGCTTTCACAGCCATCTCAGCAGATTGGTGTGCTGCAAAGCATGCCCAATCATAGTGTTGAAGGTCTATGCTATCCTCAGCATGTTCAAGGTCTGATTTGGCTTGTTTCATCCAGTCCACAGCTCGCCTCAAATCAAATACCTCATTTGCCAGTTACGATTATTGCTTATCAATTCTTACAACAGGGGTAAATAGCTCTGTTTTCCACGTACATTCATACAATTTTCTTAAAACCTGATGCTAGCTTGTACATAAAATGACTGCTGATGAAGATCTATCCAAAAAAGGAAAAACCTGTTTTGGTTGCTCTTTGGTTGTTTTCTTCTTCATTCTCATAACCGCGCTTGATTTATTGCCATTTTTCAACGTACAGGGCGTAGATCCGGGCGAAGGAGGTCACGAAGCATCTGCGCTGACCATTGGTATTGGTATTGTACTATTCTTTGGACTTATCGTCATTCTCTACATAGCTAAGAAATCTAGAAATTGAGGTTTCCCAAGCATTTCCAGAGACACCAAGCCATCACTTGTTCTAATCTCAGGTATGTTAGTCTGCACACGAATTCGTGCTTCACCATTAGTCGCATGACTTCCGTCTGTCTCTTCTTGTTCGTGCTTTGATTGTCTCTTCCTTATTCAGATACTTTATGTATTTAATTAGCTATCGTTAAGATACGTGAATAACTATGGCCAACGAGATTAGAGAAATAAAATGGAAAAGAAAGAGTCAACTAGGCCAAGAGGGAGCCGGAGTTCGCATTAGACGTGCAATAGGGCATCAAGACGTAGAGGAACTTGATCCATTTCTTCTGTTAGATGAGTTCGGCTCAGAAACCAAGGATGATTACGATGCGGGTTTCCCCTCGCATCCTCACCGGGGTTTTGAGACTGTCACATACATGCTGGAGGGTAAGGTCGAACATGAAGACAGCACGGGACGAAGAGGTGTGATTGGTCCTGGTGATATTCAGTGGATGACAGCAGGTAGCGGCATCATTCATTCAGAAATGCCAAGAACGGACAATGGAGGGTTAAGAGGATTGCAGCTCTGGATAAATCTTCCAGAAGAGAGGAAGATGACACAACCCACATACCGAGGCTATGACAAAAGTTCAATTCCCGAAGTAGAATCGTCAGAAGGTGTTAAAGTGAAAGTTATAGCTGGAACGGTATCTGGAGTAGAAGGACCAATTCGGGATATTGCTACTAGACCCGAATATCTGGATGTGACTATGCAAGCTGAATCGCAATTCCAACATAGAGTTTCGGAGAGGTATACTGCTTTTGCCTACGTGCTCGATGGTGAGGTTGAATTTGGACCCACCGGAGAGAGGGCTTCAGCCCATGAATTAGTCGTCTTTGGTACTGGGACAAAAGTGATAGTAAGAACCGATGACCGCACTGCTCGTTTCATACTGGTATCAGGAAAATCTCTTAACGAACCCGTAGCTTGGCATGGTTCGGTTGTAATGAACACTAAAGAAGAAGTACGCTTAGCTTTTCAGGAGTACAGAAACGGAACATTCGTAAAAAGTCATTAGCGCGAATGAGACAAAGAACCATTGACCTCTTTTGGAGCGAATGGTTCTAAAGAATTGCTAGAAATGTGCAGATTGTGGTTAAGTGGGGCAACAGAAATGGTCCATTCAGACTTGAAAGAAGCTCTAGGACAGCTATGTTCAGACTTCCGCATAGAAGATATCAAAACTAACGAAGAATTACCGAGAGAAATCAATCAATCTTTAGAAAGCCTCGTTTCAGTGGTTGATGGCGTCAAGAAGTTGCCCGCCTCTATTTTGGGCGTTGATTTGCCAGCAGTTGAATACCAAGAATATCAGACCTATGGCTGAAGTATCAATGCTTCTACAGGTTCCGATGTTGATGGGCTGTTGTCATTTTTTCGCGGCGAGTATCTCGTAGAAGCCCTTCTCTTCATATGAAATTACTTCCAAGATTTCAAAACCTAGACGTTTCAGCTTGTCAGACAGTTCATCAGGAGTCCTGACACAAAAGAATCGGTTTTCAGAAACGAAAGCACCATTTCCATCGGATATCAGATTCCCCTTTGTTTCCAAGTGACCCGACGAGAACTGACCCACAAGCAAAAAGCCTCTTGAGAGACACTTGTCTACCGATTGAAAGAATCGCTCTTGGTCCTCCCTGCCAACATGCTGGCTTGTGTAGTAGTCCAAGACGATATCGTACTCATCAGGGGGATACACAAATTTTCGCAGCGACATCTTCGTAAGGTTGAACTGAGATTCATGAATCCCTTCATCCAAAAACTTAGTTCTGCACATTTCAAGGGCTCTTTGTGAAATATCAATGCCAGTAACCTGAAGGCCCTTCTTCAAGAAAGGAAGCGATGCTTCTCCAGTTCCAATTCCAACCTCCAACAAGTGCATATCAGGTTCCGCTTGCTCAAGAAGAGAACTTAACCCTTGGAAATCCAAATACCCAGCAGGATACATTGATCGCCAGACATCGCCCTGTTTGTTGTACGTCTCTTTCCATGATTCTCCTCGATTTTCGACCATACTCTGCCAACCCCAAAAATGTCTGCTCTCTTATCTCTTCAAAAACAGGAGGGGGAGAGGGAAGAACCCAAGTTTTTTTTGTCTACTTCTGTCTATTCTAGGTTCTGCTACCCAACTATGGAGAATCCGTCGAACGCCAGCGTAGGTACTTCAGCCCCATACGGAACAAGGGTCTTGTCCTCGCCAATGCGGATGAGATTCGCTAGACCTTCGTAGAATTTACCGGAGACGCTGGTTGATTTCAATGGGCATTTTTTCTCCCCATCTTCGACGAGATACACGCTATTGGCGACCACCGAGAATTCGCCTGTGCTGACATTGGTATGGAACATACCGATTGGCGGTTCAGTAATCAGAATCACCTTCCCGTCAAAAGAGGAAATGATATCCTCGTGAGATCCCTTACCAGCGGCTACATCTAGGAACTTCACGGAAATAGAGGGGGGTGATTCGTAAGGTGTTGCTCCGCCGAATATTCCTCCACCACGAGAGCTATTGCCTGTAGAGCCGCTCCCGAATTGGCGACCGTAATAGGTATCGAACAAGAAGCTCTTCAGCACTCCGTCCTCTATTATAACGTTTTTCTGCTGGGGGTTGCCTTCCGCGTCAATTGCTTCAGTACCCATGCCGGATGGTTTCTGACCATCATCAATCAGCGTGAAATCCTCAGAAGCGATGGTATCACCAATCATGTCACAAAGAGGAGATACTCCTTCAACAACAGGCCTTCCAAGTGTGGCTTTTCCTATACTGGAGAGAAGATACGCAGCAGCAGCTCTAGGAGCCCAAATAGTGGGAAGCGTTGTTGTCTCATCCAGCTTTTCTGCACCAAGCTGATCGACAGCTGACTCAGCTGCATTCTTTCCAACGCCTTCTGTTTCAAACAGCCTCTCACGAGCACCATCGAAATCATACGCTGACTTGCGTTCTCCATTCTGTATGGCAATCACTTGACCGATGCAATAATTGGATACTGACCGGGTTGCAGCTTCCACGCCTAACGAGTTGACAACCGCATAGCCGCCCCAGCTTGCTTCCGCAGAACCACCAACGACCTTCGCTCGCTCATCAACCGATCGAGCTTCTTCCACAATAGATTCACTGTGCTCTATCAGATCATCAACGCCCAGTTCAAGAATCGCTTCATCTGCAAGACCTTCCTTAGCAGGTTTCTTTGGCTCACAGAATCCTTCAAATTCCTCATCAGGTACAGCAGCAGTGTCTGCAACCTCGAATGCTTCTTTCACACTGAGATTTATCCGCTCTGGTTCAATTCCACTGGCACAGGCAAATCCGACTTTCTTTCCTTTCGCCGCCCGAACAGCATTTCCAGCAACGATTCCGTCCTTTGCAGATACGATACCCTGCTCGATTTCGGCTTCGGCACTACTATACCAGTACAAGTAGATTTCAAAATCGGCTTCATATTCAGATTGGGCGTGCTTCAACCCTGTATCAGCAAGAGACAACAGTTCACTCTTCAAATCATCATAATTCATTGTCATCGTCATTTCCTCCTATCATGCTTCTCCTCCAAAAGTGACGCCATCCATCACTAGCTTGGGCCCACCAAGGCCTGTTGGTAATGGATATTGACCACCTTTTCCACATCCGCCGAAATAGCCAGAGTAGAGTTCCAGCTCCTTTGTAGCTCCTTCCACTTGCGAAAGAAGCTGAAGGATATTACCCGAAAGCGATACCTCTCGAAGTGGATACTGTATCTCACCATCTTCAACCCAATATCCGCGGATTGCCTTGAACAAGAAGGATCCATCGCCAGAAACTTGGCCTCCCGAGGTCTGGATAGCATATACTCCTTCATCCACCATTTCAAGCGCCTCTTCCTCGGTCAAATCTCCAGGCTCAAAGAAAGTGTTCGTCATTCTCGGAATTGGCGGGAAGACAAAATTCACAGCTCGAGCATTTCCAGTCGGCTTCTCACCTAGTTTCTCTGCAGTACCTCGGTTGTGAAGGTAATGTGTCAGCACACCCTTATCGAGAATCTTGGTCATGCTGCCAGGAATTCCTTGATCGTCGAAAGGAACCCACAAACCGCCAAGCTCGTCAATATCGGGTACGCCTCCATCCACGATTGTAGCATGCTTAGTTCCTAATCGCTCTTCCATCTTCCCGGTCAGCGGAGAGCCACCTGTCACCACGAAATCAGCTTCGCTTAGATGACCGAAAGACTCGTGTGCCAACACACCGACCAGATGGTTCTCAATCAAAGTCCGGAATTGACCCGCAGGACAAGCCTTTGCTTCCAGCTGCTCCTTGGCAATGTCCCCAGCAGTAGCGCCGATATCCTCTGGTGTTTGCCCATCGGTTTCAAAGAATTCAAGGCCGAAAGTTCCACCGTGCCCTTCACGACCAGTAACAAGATTTCCTTCATCGGTTCTCGCAGTTACACTGCACCGCAAATCAGTAACAAGAAACTCCCAATCTACAACAGACCCGTCACTATTGGTAAGCAGCTTCTGTCCGAATAACTCTCCATATAGCCCTCTGACATTCTTGATGTTCTCACCATGTTCTCTCGCAGTCTCAACTGCT comes from the Candidatus Thorarchaeota archaeon genome and includes:
- a CDS encoding pirin family protein, with translation MANEIREIKWKRKSQLGQEGAGVRIRRAIGHQDVEELDPFLLLDEFGSETKDDYDAGFPSHPHRGFETVTYMLEGKVEHEDSTGRRGVIGPGDIQWMTAGSGIIHSEMPRTDNGGLRGLQLWINLPEERKMTQPTYRGYDKSSIPEVESSEGVKVKVIAGTVSGVEGPIRDIATRPEYLDVTMQAESQFQHRVSERYTAFAYVLDGEVEFGPTGERASAHELVVFGTGTKVIVRTDDRTARFILVSGKSLNEPVAWHGSVVMNTKEEVRLAFQEYRNGTFVKSH
- a CDS encoding HEPN domain-containing protein; the protein is MKQAKSDLEHAEDSIDLQHYDWACFAAHQSAEMAVKAIFRSLGAEAWGHSIAQLLDKLPGEINPSDQILSYARELDRLYIPARYPNGLPAGTPREAFDKKEAQEATKAAREIIRFCESVLAKT
- a CDS encoding nucleotidyltransferase domain-containing protein, producing MSKTKQAAGHLRDLDGVEDIWLFGSYVSDEYMHHSDVDLCVVLCDETESTQVDVMKRVQELKLGLTFELHIYRESEFNTLLSDSSSFIAREIVGKGIHLTA
- a CDS encoding class I SAM-dependent methyltransferase translates to MVENRGESWKETYNKQGDVWRSMYPAGYLDFQGLSSLLEQAEPDMHLLEVGIGTGEASLPFLKKGLQVTGIDISQRALEMCRTKFLDEGIHESQFNLTKMSLRKFVYPPDEYDIVLDYYTSQHVGREDQERFFQSVDKCLSRGFLLVGQFSSGHLETKGNLISDGNGAFVSENRFFCVRTPDELSDKLKRLGFEILEVISYEEKGFYEILAAKK
- a CDS encoding TldD/PmbA family protein, whose product is MTMNYDDLKSELLSLADTGLKHAQSEYEADFEIYLYWYSSAEAEIEQGIVSAKDGIVAGNAVRAAKGKKVGFACASGIEPERINLSVKEAFEVADTAAVPDEEFEGFCEPKKPAKEGLADEAILELGVDDLIEHSESIVEEARSVDERAKVVGGSAEASWGGYAVVNSLGVEAATRSVSNYCIGQVIAIQNGERKSAYDFDGARERLFETEGVGKNAAESAVDQLGAEKLDETTTLPTIWAPRAAAAYLLSSIGKATLGRPVVEGVSPLCDMIGDTIASEDFTLIDDGQKPSGMGTEAIDAEGNPQQKNVIIEDGVLKSFLFDTYYGRQFGSGSTGNSSRGGGIFGGATPYESPPSISVKFLDVAAGKGSHEDIISSFDGKVILITEPPIGMFHTNVSTGEFSVVANSVYLVEDGEKKCPLKSTSVSGKFYEGLANLIRIGEDKTLVPYGAEVPTLAFDGFSIVG
- a CDS encoding TldD/PmbA family protein gives rise to the protein MLDSIKHCVEKGETLGADFVEARYEDLTLRTLDRTDDTWKEIQSKSRRGIGVTCYVEGVSGFSFTASLEKGDLEATTERSYRMAKASAGAAKLKLPFDERPAVKSSASDTRSVKIHPRKRELSYKTDMVNRAVETAREHGENIKNVRGLYGELFGQKLLTNSDGSVVDWEFLVTDLRCSVTARTDEGNLVTGREGHGGTFGLEFFETDGQTPEDIGATAGDIAKEQLEAKACPAGQFRTLIENHLVGVLAHESFGHLSEADFVVTGGSPLTGKMEERLGTKHATIVDGGVPDIDELGGLWVPFDDQGIPGSMTKILDKGVLTHYLHNRGTAEKLGEKPTGNARAVNFVFPPIPRMTNTFFEPGDLTEEEALEMVDEGVYAIQTSGGQVSGDGSFLFKAIRGYWVEDGEIQYPLREVSLSGNILQLLSQVEGATKELELYSGYFGGCGKGGQYPLPTGLGGPKLVMDGVTFGGEA